A single Kryptolebias marmoratus isolate JLee-2015 linkage group LG16, ASM164957v2, whole genome shotgun sequence DNA region contains:
- the LOC108232296 gene encoding protein MTSS 1 isoform X3 has translation MEAGIERECSALGGLFQTVIGDMKSSYPIWEDFITKAGKLQSQLRATAGAVAAFLDAFQKVADLATNSRGGTRDIGSALTRMCMRHRSIEAKLKQFSMCFLEGLISPLQEQMEEWKRGVNTLDKDHAKEYKRARQEIKKKSSDTLKLQKKAKKGRGDIQPQLDSAMQDVSDKFILLEETEKQALRKALIEERQRFCCFVAMLRPVVDEEISMLAEVTHLQTISEDLKTLTSDPHKLPPASEQVILDLKGSDYGWSYQTPPSSPSTTMSRKSSMCSSLNSVNSSDSRGSSGSHSHSPSSSSSSSSSHHVFHHHHPRHRYHSSTLPQQAPARLSSISSHDSGFISSSQDQSASFKSSSSPMPAETKLSNGFDHHSPASPPYLHSNGGSLGTAFPFFPPSSPPSSASGPSRSWSRPASALLPDFPNYCMLGSPMVPSSRVPSWKDWAKPGPYDQPMVNTLRRKKDKDTLAAVDSNGSVNGGNSPLSGHASVSAPPPAVLQAPSLLEEKNRMMAAPLKADHIEARDELTLVLSRGLELDTQRSSRDSIQCSSGYSTQTNTPCCSEDTIPSQVSDYDYFSMAGDQEAEQQQQSDFDKSSTIPRNSDISQSYRRMFQTKRPASTAGLPSTQPPYPVHGGPYPPTPNHTGAYPCTAAGPYPPTPTGHGPIIVTPGVATIRRTPSSKPSARRSGSMGAGPIPICTPVVPVKPPTVPDVSGAPNGTRSEEEAAVGVGEPSSRSSTFSGHEGVRMLPVASWSGQASTNPPAVAPPNQLPQQGGEEENMLVAIRKGVKLKRTLTNDRSAPLIA, from the exons gCGGCACCAGAGACATCGGCTCAGCGTTGACGAGGATGTGTATGAGGCACCGCAGCATCGAGGCTAAACTCAAACAGTTCTCAAT gtgcttcctggagggtctgatcaGCCCCCTGCAGGAGCAGATGGAGGAGTGGAAGAGAGGCGTCAACACGCTGGACAAGGACCATGCAAAAG AGTACAAAAGAGCTCGACAGGAAATCAAGAAGAAGTCTTCAGACACACTGAAACTtcagaaaaaagcaaagaaag GCCGTGGAGATATTCAGCCTCAGCTGGACAGTGCCATGCAGGACGTCAGCGATAAGTTCATTCTCCTGGAAGAGACCGAGAAGCAAGCCTTGAGGAAGGCTCTCATCGAGGAGAGACAGaggttttgctgttttgtagCCATGCTGCGGCCCGTAGTG GATGAAGAGATTTCGATGCTGGCAGAAGTTACCCACCTCCAGACCATCTCTGAGGACCTCAAgaccctgacctctgacccccacAAGCTTCCTCCTGCTAGTGAACAA GTGATCCTGGACCTAAAGGGCTCAGATTATGGTTGGTCATATCAAACACCACCCTCCTCCCCGAGCACCACCATGTCCAGGAAGTCCAGCATGTGCAG TAGTCTGAACAGCGTTAATAGTAGTGACTCCCGAGGATCCAGTGGCTCTCACTCTcattctccttcctcctcttcttcctcctcttcctcacaccACGTCTTTCACCATCATCACCCCCGCCATCGGTACCACAGCTCCACGTTACCCCAGCAGGCCCCGGCTCGGCTCTCCAGCATCTCCTCCCACGACTCGGGCTTCATTTCTTCATCGCAGGACCAAAGCGCGTCGTTCAAATCGTCGTCCTCCCCGATGCCAGCTGAAACAAAG CTGTCCAATGGTTTCGACCACCACAGTCCAGCCAGCCCCCCCTACCTGCATAGCAATGGGGGCAGTTTGGGCACAGCCTTCCCCTTCTTCCCTCCGTCCTCCCCCCCGTCCTCCGCCTCCGGCCCTTCCCGTTCATGGTCACGTCCTGCCTCCGCTTTGCTGCCAGACTTCCCCAACTACTGCATGCTGGGCTCCCCCATGGTGCCTTCATCACGAGTCCCCAGCTGGAAG GACTGGGCGAAACCGGGACCTTACGACCAGCCTATGGTTAACAcgctgaggaggaagaaggacAAGGACACTCTGGCTGCGGTGGACAGTAATGGGAGTGTAAACGGTGGGAACAGCCCCCTTTCGGGCCATGCCTCAGTCTCAGCACCGCCCCCTGCTGTGCTCCAAGCACCGAGCCTGTTGGAGGAGAAGAACAGGATGATGGCTGCGCCGCTGAAG gcTGATCACATTGAGGCCCGTGATGAATTGACCCTGGTCTTATCAAGGGGTCTGGAGCTGGACACCCAGAGGTCCAGTAGAGACTCCATCCAGTGCTCCAGTGGCTACAGCACACAGACCAACACACCGTGCTGCTCTGAAGACACTATACCCTCACAAG TGTCAGATTATGACTATTTTTCCATGGCTGGAGACCAAGaggctgagcagcagcagcagtcggACTTCGACAAGTCCTCTACCATCCCCAGAAACAGTGACATCAGTCAGTCCTACAGGCGCATGTTCCAGACCAAACGGCCGGCCTCCACAGCCGGCCTGCCCAGCACTCAGCCTCCTTATCCTGTACACGGGGGGCCCTATCCCCCCACACCGAACCACACGGGAGCTTATCCCTGTACTGCTGCTGGGCCGTATCCTCCTACTCCTACAG GCCATGGTCCGATCATCGTCACCCCAGGAGTGGCCACTATTCGCCGCACCCCTTCTTCCAAACCCTCGGCCCGCCGCTCGGGCTCCATGGGCGCAGGCCCCATTCCCATCTGTACTCCCGTCGTGCCCGTGAAGCCCCCCACAGTCCCCGACGTGTCCGGAGCGCCCAACGGGACCAGGAGCGAGGAGGAGGCAGCGGTGGGGGTAGGGGAGCCGAGCTCCCGCTCTTCAACGTTTTCAGGACACGAGGGCGTCAGGATGCTTCCCGTGGCGTCCTGGAGCGGCCAGGCCTCCACCAACCCGCCCGCCGTCGCCCCGCCCAACCAGCTGCCCCAACAggggggagaggaggaaaaCATGCTGGTGGCCATCCGCAAGGGGGTCAAACTCAAGAGAACCCTCACCAACGATCGCTCCGCGCCGCTCATCGCGTGA
- the LOC108232296 gene encoding protein MTSS 1 isoform X1 — translation MEAGIERECSALGGLFQTVIGDMKSSYPIWEDFITKAGKLQSQLRATAGAVAAFLDAFQKVADLATNSRGGTRDIGSALTRMCMRHRSIEAKLKQFSMCFLEGLISPLQEQMEEWKRGVNTLDKDHAKEYKRARQEIKKKSSDTLKLQKKAKKGRGDIQPQLDSAMQDVSDKFILLEETEKQALRKALIEERQRFCCFVAMLRPVVDEEISMLAEVTHLQTISEDLKTLTSDPHKLPPASEQVILDLKGSDYGWSYQTPPSSPSTTMSRKSSMCSSLNSVNSSDSRGSSGSHSHSPSSSSSSSSSHHVFHHHHPRHRYHSSTLPQQAPARLSSISSHDSGFISSSQDQSASFKSSSSPMPAETKPCPTSSSSEVSETGQPHNDCSSPSSVAAAAALQYATDELSNGFDHHSPASPPYLHSNGGSLGTAFPFFPPSSPPSSASGPSRSWSRPASALLPDFPNYCMLGSPMVPSSRVPSWKDWAKPGPYDQPMVNTLRRKKDKDTLAAVDSNGSVNGGNSPLSGHASVSAPPPAVLQAPSLLEEKNRMMAAPLKADHIEARDELTLVLSRGLELDTQRSSRDSIQCSSGYSTQTNTPCCSEDTIPSQVSDYDYFSMAGDQEAEQQQQSDFDKSSTIPRNSDISQSYRRMFQTKRPASTAGLPSTQPPYPVHGGPYPPTPNHTGAYPCTAAGPYPPTPTGHGPIIVTPGVATIRRTPSSKPSARRSGSMGAGPIPICTPVVPVKPPTVPDVSGAPNGTRSEEEAAVGVGEPSSRSSTFSGHEGVRMLPVASWSGQASTNPPAVAPPNQLPQQGGEEENMLVAIRKGVKLKRTLTNDRSAPLIA, via the exons gCGGCACCAGAGACATCGGCTCAGCGTTGACGAGGATGTGTATGAGGCACCGCAGCATCGAGGCTAAACTCAAACAGTTCTCAAT gtgcttcctggagggtctgatcaGCCCCCTGCAGGAGCAGATGGAGGAGTGGAAGAGAGGCGTCAACACGCTGGACAAGGACCATGCAAAAG AGTACAAAAGAGCTCGACAGGAAATCAAGAAGAAGTCTTCAGACACACTGAAACTtcagaaaaaagcaaagaaag GCCGTGGAGATATTCAGCCTCAGCTGGACAGTGCCATGCAGGACGTCAGCGATAAGTTCATTCTCCTGGAAGAGACCGAGAAGCAAGCCTTGAGGAAGGCTCTCATCGAGGAGAGACAGaggttttgctgttttgtagCCATGCTGCGGCCCGTAGTG GATGAAGAGATTTCGATGCTGGCAGAAGTTACCCACCTCCAGACCATCTCTGAGGACCTCAAgaccctgacctctgacccccacAAGCTTCCTCCTGCTAGTGAACAA GTGATCCTGGACCTAAAGGGCTCAGATTATGGTTGGTCATATCAAACACCACCCTCCTCCCCGAGCACCACCATGTCCAGGAAGTCCAGCATGTGCAG TAGTCTGAACAGCGTTAATAGTAGTGACTCCCGAGGATCCAGTGGCTCTCACTCTcattctccttcctcctcttcttcctcctcttcctcacaccACGTCTTTCACCATCATCACCCCCGCCATCGGTACCACAGCTCCACGTTACCCCAGCAGGCCCCGGCTCGGCTCTCCAGCATCTCCTCCCACGACTCGGGCTTCATTTCTTCATCGCAGGACCAAAGCGCGTCGTTCAAATCGTCGTCCTCCCCGATGCCAGCTGAAACAAAG CCTTGTCCCACTTCCAGCTCCTCTGAGGTGTCAGAGACTGGGCAGCCTCACAATGACTGCAGCTCCCCCTCTTCTGTCGCTGCTGCCGCTGCACTTCAGTACGCTACTGACGAG CTGTCCAATGGTTTCGACCACCACAGTCCAGCCAGCCCCCCCTACCTGCATAGCAATGGGGGCAGTTTGGGCACAGCCTTCCCCTTCTTCCCTCCGTCCTCCCCCCCGTCCTCCGCCTCCGGCCCTTCCCGTTCATGGTCACGTCCTGCCTCCGCTTTGCTGCCAGACTTCCCCAACTACTGCATGCTGGGCTCCCCCATGGTGCCTTCATCACGAGTCCCCAGCTGGAAG GACTGGGCGAAACCGGGACCTTACGACCAGCCTATGGTTAACAcgctgaggaggaagaaggacAAGGACACTCTGGCTGCGGTGGACAGTAATGGGAGTGTAAACGGTGGGAACAGCCCCCTTTCGGGCCATGCCTCAGTCTCAGCACCGCCCCCTGCTGTGCTCCAAGCACCGAGCCTGTTGGAGGAGAAGAACAGGATGATGGCTGCGCCGCTGAAG gcTGATCACATTGAGGCCCGTGATGAATTGACCCTGGTCTTATCAAGGGGTCTGGAGCTGGACACCCAGAGGTCCAGTAGAGACTCCATCCAGTGCTCCAGTGGCTACAGCACACAGACCAACACACCGTGCTGCTCTGAAGACACTATACCCTCACAAG TGTCAGATTATGACTATTTTTCCATGGCTGGAGACCAAGaggctgagcagcagcagcagtcggACTTCGACAAGTCCTCTACCATCCCCAGAAACAGTGACATCAGTCAGTCCTACAGGCGCATGTTCCAGACCAAACGGCCGGCCTCCACAGCCGGCCTGCCCAGCACTCAGCCTCCTTATCCTGTACACGGGGGGCCCTATCCCCCCACACCGAACCACACGGGAGCTTATCCCTGTACTGCTGCTGGGCCGTATCCTCCTACTCCTACAG GCCATGGTCCGATCATCGTCACCCCAGGAGTGGCCACTATTCGCCGCACCCCTTCTTCCAAACCCTCGGCCCGCCGCTCGGGCTCCATGGGCGCAGGCCCCATTCCCATCTGTACTCCCGTCGTGCCCGTGAAGCCCCCCACAGTCCCCGACGTGTCCGGAGCGCCCAACGGGACCAGGAGCGAGGAGGAGGCAGCGGTGGGGGTAGGGGAGCCGAGCTCCCGCTCTTCAACGTTTTCAGGACACGAGGGCGTCAGGATGCTTCCCGTGGCGTCCTGGAGCGGCCAGGCCTCCACCAACCCGCCCGCCGTCGCCCCGCCCAACCAGCTGCCCCAACAggggggagaggaggaaaaCATGCTGGTGGCCATCCGCAAGGGGGTCAAACTCAAGAGAACCCTCACCAACGATCGCTCCGCGCCGCTCATCGCGTGA
- the LOC108232296 gene encoding protein MTSS 1 isoform X2: protein MEAGIERECSALGGLFQTVIGDMKSSYPIWEDFITKAGKLQSQLRATAGAVAAFLDAFQKVADLATNSRGGTRDIGSALTRMCMRHRSIEAKLKQFSMCFLEGLISPLQEQMEEWKRGVNTLDKDHAKEYKRARQEIKKKSSDTLKLQKKAKKGRGDIQPQLDSAMQDVSDKFILLEETEKQALRKALIEERQRFCCFVAMLRPVVDEEISMLAEVTHLQTISEDLKTLTSDPHKLPPASEQVILDLKGSDYGWSYQTPPSSPSTTMSRKSSMCSLNSVNSSDSRGSSGSHSHSPSSSSSSSSSHHVFHHHHPRHRYHSSTLPQQAPARLSSISSHDSGFISSSQDQSASFKSSSSPMPAETKPCPTSSSSEVSETGQPHNDCSSPSSVAAAAALQYATDELSNGFDHHSPASPPYLHSNGGSLGTAFPFFPPSSPPSSASGPSRSWSRPASALLPDFPNYCMLGSPMVPSSRVPSWKDWAKPGPYDQPMVNTLRRKKDKDTLAAVDSNGSVNGGNSPLSGHASVSAPPPAVLQAPSLLEEKNRMMAAPLKADHIEARDELTLVLSRGLELDTQRSSRDSIQCSSGYSTQTNTPCCSEDTIPSQVSDYDYFSMAGDQEAEQQQQSDFDKSSTIPRNSDISQSYRRMFQTKRPASTAGLPSTQPPYPVHGGPYPPTPNHTGAYPCTAAGPYPPTPTGHGPIIVTPGVATIRRTPSSKPSARRSGSMGAGPIPICTPVVPVKPPTVPDVSGAPNGTRSEEEAAVGVGEPSSRSSTFSGHEGVRMLPVASWSGQASTNPPAVAPPNQLPQQGGEEENMLVAIRKGVKLKRTLTNDRSAPLIA, encoded by the exons gCGGCACCAGAGACATCGGCTCAGCGTTGACGAGGATGTGTATGAGGCACCGCAGCATCGAGGCTAAACTCAAACAGTTCTCAAT gtgcttcctggagggtctgatcaGCCCCCTGCAGGAGCAGATGGAGGAGTGGAAGAGAGGCGTCAACACGCTGGACAAGGACCATGCAAAAG AGTACAAAAGAGCTCGACAGGAAATCAAGAAGAAGTCTTCAGACACACTGAAACTtcagaaaaaagcaaagaaag GCCGTGGAGATATTCAGCCTCAGCTGGACAGTGCCATGCAGGACGTCAGCGATAAGTTCATTCTCCTGGAAGAGACCGAGAAGCAAGCCTTGAGGAAGGCTCTCATCGAGGAGAGACAGaggttttgctgttttgtagCCATGCTGCGGCCCGTAGTG GATGAAGAGATTTCGATGCTGGCAGAAGTTACCCACCTCCAGACCATCTCTGAGGACCTCAAgaccctgacctctgacccccacAAGCTTCCTCCTGCTAGTGAACAA GTGATCCTGGACCTAAAGGGCTCAGATTATGGTTGGTCATATCAAACACCACCCTCCTCCCCGAGCACCACCATGTCCAGGAAGTCCAGCATGTGCAG TCTGAACAGCGTTAATAGTAGTGACTCCCGAGGATCCAGTGGCTCTCACTCTcattctccttcctcctcttcttcctcctcttcctcacaccACGTCTTTCACCATCATCACCCCCGCCATCGGTACCACAGCTCCACGTTACCCCAGCAGGCCCCGGCTCGGCTCTCCAGCATCTCCTCCCACGACTCGGGCTTCATTTCTTCATCGCAGGACCAAAGCGCGTCGTTCAAATCGTCGTCCTCCCCGATGCCAGCTGAAACAAAG CCTTGTCCCACTTCCAGCTCCTCTGAGGTGTCAGAGACTGGGCAGCCTCACAATGACTGCAGCTCCCCCTCTTCTGTCGCTGCTGCCGCTGCACTTCAGTACGCTACTGACGAG CTGTCCAATGGTTTCGACCACCACAGTCCAGCCAGCCCCCCCTACCTGCATAGCAATGGGGGCAGTTTGGGCACAGCCTTCCCCTTCTTCCCTCCGTCCTCCCCCCCGTCCTCCGCCTCCGGCCCTTCCCGTTCATGGTCACGTCCTGCCTCCGCTTTGCTGCCAGACTTCCCCAACTACTGCATGCTGGGCTCCCCCATGGTGCCTTCATCACGAGTCCCCAGCTGGAAG GACTGGGCGAAACCGGGACCTTACGACCAGCCTATGGTTAACAcgctgaggaggaagaaggacAAGGACACTCTGGCTGCGGTGGACAGTAATGGGAGTGTAAACGGTGGGAACAGCCCCCTTTCGGGCCATGCCTCAGTCTCAGCACCGCCCCCTGCTGTGCTCCAAGCACCGAGCCTGTTGGAGGAGAAGAACAGGATGATGGCTGCGCCGCTGAAG gcTGATCACATTGAGGCCCGTGATGAATTGACCCTGGTCTTATCAAGGGGTCTGGAGCTGGACACCCAGAGGTCCAGTAGAGACTCCATCCAGTGCTCCAGTGGCTACAGCACACAGACCAACACACCGTGCTGCTCTGAAGACACTATACCCTCACAAG TGTCAGATTATGACTATTTTTCCATGGCTGGAGACCAAGaggctgagcagcagcagcagtcggACTTCGACAAGTCCTCTACCATCCCCAGAAACAGTGACATCAGTCAGTCCTACAGGCGCATGTTCCAGACCAAACGGCCGGCCTCCACAGCCGGCCTGCCCAGCACTCAGCCTCCTTATCCTGTACACGGGGGGCCCTATCCCCCCACACCGAACCACACGGGAGCTTATCCCTGTACTGCTGCTGGGCCGTATCCTCCTACTCCTACAG GCCATGGTCCGATCATCGTCACCCCAGGAGTGGCCACTATTCGCCGCACCCCTTCTTCCAAACCCTCGGCCCGCCGCTCGGGCTCCATGGGCGCAGGCCCCATTCCCATCTGTACTCCCGTCGTGCCCGTGAAGCCCCCCACAGTCCCCGACGTGTCCGGAGCGCCCAACGGGACCAGGAGCGAGGAGGAGGCAGCGGTGGGGGTAGGGGAGCCGAGCTCCCGCTCTTCAACGTTTTCAGGACACGAGGGCGTCAGGATGCTTCCCGTGGCGTCCTGGAGCGGCCAGGCCTCCACCAACCCGCCCGCCGTCGCCCCGCCCAACCAGCTGCCCCAACAggggggagaggaggaaaaCATGCTGGTGGCCATCCGCAAGGGGGTCAAACTCAAGAGAACCCTCACCAACGATCGCTCCGCGCCGCTCATCGCGTGA
- the LOC108232296 gene encoding protein MTSS 1 isoform X4, with amino-acid sequence MEAGIERECSALGGLFQTVIGDMKSSYPIWEDFITKAGKLQSQLRATAGAVAAFLDAFQKVADLATNSRGGTRDIGSALTRMCMRHRSIEAKLKQFSMCFLEGLISPLQEQMEEWKRGVNTLDKDHAKEYKRARQEIKKKSSDTLKLQKKAKKGRGDIQPQLDSAMQDVSDKFILLEETEKQALRKALIEERQRFCCFVAMLRPVVDEEISMLAEVTHLQTISEDLKTLTSDPHKLPPASEQVILDLKGSDYGWSYQTPPSSPSTTMSRKSSMCSSTLPQQAPARLSSISSHDSGFISSSQDQSASFKSSSSPMPAETKPCPTSSSSEVSETGQPHNDCSSPSSVAAAAALQYATDELSNGFDHHSPASPPYLHSNGGSLGTAFPFFPPSSPPSSASGPSRSWSRPASALLPDFPNYCMLGSPMVPSSRVPSWKDWAKPGPYDQPMVNTLRRKKDKDTLAAVDSNGSVNGGNSPLSGHASVSAPPPAVLQAPSLLEEKNRMMAAPLKADHIEARDELTLVLSRGLELDTQRSSRDSIQCSSGYSTQTNTPCCSEDTIPSQVSDYDYFSMAGDQEAEQQQQSDFDKSSTIPRNSDISQSYRRMFQTKRPASTAGLPSTQPPYPVHGGPYPPTPNHTGAYPCTAAGPYPPTPTGHGPIIVTPGVATIRRTPSSKPSARRSGSMGAGPIPICTPVVPVKPPTVPDVSGAPNGTRSEEEAAVGVGEPSSRSSTFSGHEGVRMLPVASWSGQASTNPPAVAPPNQLPQQGGEEENMLVAIRKGVKLKRTLTNDRSAPLIA; translated from the exons gCGGCACCAGAGACATCGGCTCAGCGTTGACGAGGATGTGTATGAGGCACCGCAGCATCGAGGCTAAACTCAAACAGTTCTCAAT gtgcttcctggagggtctgatcaGCCCCCTGCAGGAGCAGATGGAGGAGTGGAAGAGAGGCGTCAACACGCTGGACAAGGACCATGCAAAAG AGTACAAAAGAGCTCGACAGGAAATCAAGAAGAAGTCTTCAGACACACTGAAACTtcagaaaaaagcaaagaaag GCCGTGGAGATATTCAGCCTCAGCTGGACAGTGCCATGCAGGACGTCAGCGATAAGTTCATTCTCCTGGAAGAGACCGAGAAGCAAGCCTTGAGGAAGGCTCTCATCGAGGAGAGACAGaggttttgctgttttgtagCCATGCTGCGGCCCGTAGTG GATGAAGAGATTTCGATGCTGGCAGAAGTTACCCACCTCCAGACCATCTCTGAGGACCTCAAgaccctgacctctgacccccacAAGCTTCCTCCTGCTAGTGAACAA GTGATCCTGGACCTAAAGGGCTCAGATTATGGTTGGTCATATCAAACACCACCCTCCTCCCCGAGCACCACCATGTCCAGGAAGTCCAGCATGTGCAG CTCCACGTTACCCCAGCAGGCCCCGGCTCGGCTCTCCAGCATCTCCTCCCACGACTCGGGCTTCATTTCTTCATCGCAGGACCAAAGCGCGTCGTTCAAATCGTCGTCCTCCCCGATGCCAGCTGAAACAAAG CCTTGTCCCACTTCCAGCTCCTCTGAGGTGTCAGAGACTGGGCAGCCTCACAATGACTGCAGCTCCCCCTCTTCTGTCGCTGCTGCCGCTGCACTTCAGTACGCTACTGACGAG CTGTCCAATGGTTTCGACCACCACAGTCCAGCCAGCCCCCCCTACCTGCATAGCAATGGGGGCAGTTTGGGCACAGCCTTCCCCTTCTTCCCTCCGTCCTCCCCCCCGTCCTCCGCCTCCGGCCCTTCCCGTTCATGGTCACGTCCTGCCTCCGCTTTGCTGCCAGACTTCCCCAACTACTGCATGCTGGGCTCCCCCATGGTGCCTTCATCACGAGTCCCCAGCTGGAAG GACTGGGCGAAACCGGGACCTTACGACCAGCCTATGGTTAACAcgctgaggaggaagaaggacAAGGACACTCTGGCTGCGGTGGACAGTAATGGGAGTGTAAACGGTGGGAACAGCCCCCTTTCGGGCCATGCCTCAGTCTCAGCACCGCCCCCTGCTGTGCTCCAAGCACCGAGCCTGTTGGAGGAGAAGAACAGGATGATGGCTGCGCCGCTGAAG gcTGATCACATTGAGGCCCGTGATGAATTGACCCTGGTCTTATCAAGGGGTCTGGAGCTGGACACCCAGAGGTCCAGTAGAGACTCCATCCAGTGCTCCAGTGGCTACAGCACACAGACCAACACACCGTGCTGCTCTGAAGACACTATACCCTCACAAG TGTCAGATTATGACTATTTTTCCATGGCTGGAGACCAAGaggctgagcagcagcagcagtcggACTTCGACAAGTCCTCTACCATCCCCAGAAACAGTGACATCAGTCAGTCCTACAGGCGCATGTTCCAGACCAAACGGCCGGCCTCCACAGCCGGCCTGCCCAGCACTCAGCCTCCTTATCCTGTACACGGGGGGCCCTATCCCCCCACACCGAACCACACGGGAGCTTATCCCTGTACTGCTGCTGGGCCGTATCCTCCTACTCCTACAG GCCATGGTCCGATCATCGTCACCCCAGGAGTGGCCACTATTCGCCGCACCCCTTCTTCCAAACCCTCGGCCCGCCGCTCGGGCTCCATGGGCGCAGGCCCCATTCCCATCTGTACTCCCGTCGTGCCCGTGAAGCCCCCCACAGTCCCCGACGTGTCCGGAGCGCCCAACGGGACCAGGAGCGAGGAGGAGGCAGCGGTGGGGGTAGGGGAGCCGAGCTCCCGCTCTTCAACGTTTTCAGGACACGAGGGCGTCAGGATGCTTCCCGTGGCGTCCTGGAGCGGCCAGGCCTCCACCAACCCGCCCGCCGTCGCCCCGCCCAACCAGCTGCCCCAACAggggggagaggaggaaaaCATGCTGGTGGCCATCCGCAAGGGGGTCAAACTCAAGAGAACCCTCACCAACGATCGCTCCGCGCCGCTCATCGCGTGA